The following are encoded together in the Triticum dicoccoides isolate Atlit2015 ecotype Zavitan chromosome 6B, WEW_v2.0, whole genome shotgun sequence genome:
- the LOC119320224 gene encoding pentatricopeptide repeat-containing protein At4g21065-like, which yields MAPPSSSPPLPAWAAANALFRRHRRLLPLLLPPASLCALLPVLSHCLVSGLAGNPFVASRLILASSRLSLTFSLLLLSHLPASSLSPFSFNSLIRASPPSLALRLFEQMRLRGVPTDNYTLPFLIHTCSGSDTPLGQSLHGKSVRLGYSSHVFTQTALMNMYFGCDLAVPAGRVFDEMQARDLVAWTGMVSGYVASGMHLRAAEVFKEMRGSEEVARPNVATLVSVASAGAGLGSLEYAKGLHGYVEKVGLRGDLIVTNALMDMYGKCGSIESARALFDFMHEKDLLSWTTMISVLASHGHGNEAVALFLSMRDVRVLPDSTTFIVVLSACSHTGLVDEGISIFNSMASEYKVTPDIKHYGCMVDLFSRGGLLSRAYELIDSMPFEPNLAILGALLSACSVNNELEIGELVLKKIDSVCSYKGGAGVLLSNIYANQNLWHEVDSIRRKIRSGTIPRKPPGQSSVASEVPFMSL from the coding sequence ATGGCCCCGCCATCGTCTTCTCCTCCCCTTCCGGCATGGGCGGCGGCGAACGCCCTCTTCCGACGCCACCGACGCCTTCTCCCGCTCCTCCTTCCTCCCGCCTCCCTCTGCGCCCTCCTTCCAGTCCTCTCCCACTGCCTCGTTTCCGGCCTCGCCGGCAACCCCTTCGTCGCCTCCCGCCTCATCCTCGCCTCCTCGCGCCTCTCCCTCAcattctccctcctcctcctttcccACCTCCCAGCCTCCTCCCTCTCGCCGTTCTCCTTCAACTCGCTCATACGCGCGTCGCCTCCAAGCCTCGCCCTCCGCCTGTTCGAACAAATGCGCCTTCGAGGCGTTCCCACGGACAACTACACCCTCCCCTTCTTGATCCATACCTGTTCCGGCAGTGACACTCCACTGGGACAGTCCCTGCACGGGAAAAGCGTCCGTCTCGGTTACAGCTCCCACGTCTTCACGCAGACGGCGCTGATGAACATGTACTTTGGGTGTGACCTGGCTGTTCCCGCTGGcagggtgttcgatgaaatgcaggCGAGGGATCTGGTTGCATGGACCGGCATGGTCTCTGGTTATGTGGCCTCTGGAATGCACCTTCGAGCTGCTGAGGTCTTTAAGGAAATGAGAGGTAGTGAGGAGGTTGCAAGGCCTAACGTGGCAACGCTGGTGTCGGTTGCTTCTGCCGGTGCTGGTCTTGGCTCCCTGGAGTATGCTAAGGGGCTGCACGGCTATGTGGAGAAGGTGGGGTTGCGAGGCGATTTGATTGTGACGAATGCACTGATGGATATGTATGGAAAGTGTGGTAGCATAGAGTCAGCTCGTGCTCTGTTTGATTTCATGCATGAGAAGGACCTACTTTCATGGACAACGATGATTTCAGTGTTGGCTTCTCATGGACATGGCAATGAAGCGGTTGCTTTGTTCTTAAGCATGCGAGATGTGCGAGTACTGCCGGATTCAACCACCTTCATTGTGGTTCTGTCTGCTTGTAGCCATACTGGACTGGTGGATGAGGGGATATCAATCTTCAATTCCATGGCGAGTGAGTACAAGGTCACCCCAGATATTAAGCACTATGGTTGCATGGTGGATCTTTTCAGCAGGGGAGGGCTTCTTTCACGTGCTTATGAGCTTATTGACAGCATGCCTTTTGAGCCAAACTTGGCAATTCTTGGAGCATTGCTGAGTGCATGCAGTGTCAATAATGAACTGGAGATTGGGGAACTAGTTCTCAAGAAGATTGATTCTGTTTGCTCCTATAAAGGAGGTGCTGGTGTGCTTCTGTCGAACATCTACGCTAACCAGAACCTGTGGCATGAAGTTGATTCCATTAGAAGGAAGATAAGAAGTGGTACCATTCCGAGAAAGCCACCTGGTCAGAGTTCGGTGGCATCAGAGGTTCCTTTCATGAGTTTGTGA